From Toxorhynchites rutilus septentrionalis strain SRP chromosome 2, ASM2978413v1, whole genome shotgun sequence, a single genomic window includes:
- the LOC129768724 gene encoding post-GPI attachment to proteins factor 3: MFDIRSVVIVAVLLLFFICQIYASTGDQSPFFQNCIKACISSNCTKTGLVFKRNLQRTQSTFNKLLLWTCYDECEYDCMWQTTSAFARRNWTTQQFYGKWPFIRMFGLQEPASVIFSMTNFGTHYAMLKKFRREVRPDSPMYTLWHVFSYICLNAWVWSAVFHARDFPITELFDYTFAYSMVLASFYCMVMRMIHRMSRYLKGIFSLFCIVFFVNHFSYLSVGRFDYAYNMKANIVTGMTGAAGWIFWCFLQRRKRRYVWKCFLFVVLATSSLLLEINDFPPILWTFDAHSIWHLITAPLTVLFYSFIIDDCRSLRQEMYDGDIDDTRKLL, encoded by the exons atGTTCGACATCCGATCGGTTGTGATTGTGGCTGTTTTGCTGTTGTTTTTTATTTGCCAAATTTACGCCTCGACCGGAGATCAAAGCCCATTTTTCCAGAACTGCATTAAAGCGTGCATTTCTTCGAATTGTACAAAAA CTGGATTGGTATTCAAGCGGAACCTACAACGAACACAGAGTACCTTCAACAAGCTTCTTCTATGGACATGTTACGATGAGTGCGAGTACGATTGCATGTGGCAAACAACGAGTGCCTTCGCAAGACGCAACTGGACAACACAGCAGTTCTATGGAAAATGGCCTTTCATTCGGATGTTCGGACTGCAGGAACCGGCGTCAGTTATTTTCTCCATGACAAATTTTGGTACTCATTATGCAATGTTGAAAAAGTTTCGCCGGGAAGTTCGTCCCGATAGTCCGATGTATACGCTGTGGCATGTGTTTTCGTACATTTGCCTGAACGCGTGGGTTTGGTCGGCGGTATTCCACGCGCGAGACTTTCCAATAACAGAGTTGTTCGATTATACTTTTGCGTACTCCATGGTGCTGGCCTCATTCTATTGCATGGTCATGCGGATGATTCACCGGATGTCTCGCTATCTGAAGGGAATTTTCAGCCTTTTTTGTATTGTGTTCTTCGTAAATCACTTCTCGTACCTGAGTGTCGGACGGTTCGATTACGCCTATAACATGAAGGCGAATATCGTTACAG GGATGACTGGAGCCGCTGGGTGGATTTTTTGGTGTTTCCTACAGCGTCGTAAGCGTCGCTACGTCTGGAAGTGCTTTCTGTTTGTTGTGCTGGCCACGTCCTCCTTGCTACTTGAGATAAACGACTTCCCACCGATCCTCTGGACGTTCGATGCACACTCCATTTGGCATCTGATTACTGCTCCATTGACAGTGCTTTTTTATAG CTTCATCATTGATGACTGCAGGA